A genome region from Labilibaculum antarcticum includes the following:
- a CDS encoding TonB-dependent receptor plug domain-containing protein: MIRLILCIVPLFYCLSGFTQTIKITDDKTHKPIENVYIFDSNNSTVTNNQGEASLTEFAKTGLVYFQHPSYKNLHLDFSEIRNHSFIISLESTIVPISEVVISANKWEENINEIPLKVVLINKEQIKQSTAQTSADLLKESNQVYIQKSQLGGGSPMIRGFAANRVLIVLDGLRLNNAIYRSGNLQNVINIDPNSLESAEVILGPGSIIYGSDAIGGVMDFHTITPRLSTSKAPNISYSYKSRYSSANNEMMNHGKYNYGTSKLSFAGSISYSDFSDLKMGKQGPSEYLRPEYVISKNGVDEIIQNSNPERQKYSGYSQINLLQKIRFKASETLDIQYNFQHSETSNIPRYDRLIEYSDDQLKYAEWFYGPQKLQLHSLKVNNSKPTILYNSFKIIAGYQNYQESRHSRKFGSSTLTNRKENLNIYSVNADAEKQINSSMQLFYGSEWTYNKLNSLGNNMDIDSNEKLEIASRYPDHSKYSSLAFYSNLKWKLNSKWTMNTGIRYSQVWIKSELDNRFYNFPFDNLNLTTGSLNGGIGLSHVSDKGWLLKLNATSGFRAPNIDDVAKVFDSEPGKVVVPNQNLKPETVYNFEINLSKNFSKILFLDLNGFYSFLDQAMVRKDFSFDGQSTLIYDGEESTIQSIVNADNAKIWGGNFNAILKFSDHLSANSSFTITKGKYKDGSPVRHVPPIFGNTSIIYKTKHWTSRLSLEYNDEISYENLADSERDKAYLYAKDNNGMPYSPAWLILNFTNQIQINTKLHANISVENILNKRYRPYSSGISASGRNFIVGVSYGL; the protein is encoded by the coding sequence ATGATTCGTCTAATTCTCTGTATTGTTCCTCTTTTTTATTGCCTGAGTGGATTTACTCAAACAATCAAAATCACGGATGATAAAACTCACAAGCCAATAGAAAATGTTTACATTTTTGATTCAAATAATTCTACAGTGACTAATAATCAGGGGGAAGCAAGCTTAACAGAATTCGCAAAAACGGGTCTGGTATACTTTCAACACCCATCCTATAAAAATCTTCACCTTGATTTCTCCGAGATACGAAATCACTCATTTATTATCTCATTAGAATCTACTATCGTCCCCATATCCGAAGTGGTAATATCGGCCAATAAATGGGAAGAAAACATCAATGAAATACCACTAAAAGTTGTTCTTATAAACAAAGAACAAATAAAACAAAGTACTGCGCAAACCAGTGCCGATCTGCTAAAGGAGAGCAATCAAGTTTACATTCAGAAAAGTCAATTGGGTGGAGGTAGTCCGATGATTAGAGGCTTTGCAGCAAACAGAGTTCTCATTGTATTAGATGGCCTTCGTCTGAACAATGCCATTTACAGAAGTGGTAACCTTCAAAATGTAATCAATATTGATCCAAACAGTCTTGAATCGGCTGAAGTAATTTTGGGTCCAGGCTCCATTATTTATGGAAGTGATGCAATTGGTGGAGTAATGGATTTTCACACCATTACCCCTCGTCTATCTACTTCAAAAGCGCCAAATATAAGCTATTCGTATAAATCCAGATACTCGTCTGCGAATAACGAAATGATGAATCACGGCAAATATAATTATGGCACTTCGAAATTGAGTTTTGCCGGCAGTATTAGCTATTCCGATTTCTCGGATTTAAAAATGGGAAAACAGGGTCCATCTGAATACTTACGACCGGAATATGTTATCAGTAAAAATGGTGTAGATGAAATCATTCAAAACAGTAATCCTGAGAGGCAAAAATACAGTGGCTACTCTCAGATTAATCTATTACAAAAAATTCGCTTTAAAGCTTCAGAAACATTAGATATACAGTACAATTTCCAACACTCAGAAACTTCTAATATTCCGAGATACGACCGACTAATTGAATATTCAGACGATCAGTTAAAATATGCTGAATGGTTTTACGGACCGCAAAAACTTCAATTGCATTCTTTGAAAGTTAACAACTCCAAACCGACAATTCTGTATAACTCGTTTAAAATAATAGCCGGTTATCAAAATTATCAAGAGAGCCGACACAGCAGAAAATTTGGTTCCTCAACTCTTACCAATCGAAAAGAGAATTTGAACATCTATTCTGTGAATGCTGATGCGGAAAAACAAATCAATTCCTCCATGCAGCTATTCTACGGGAGTGAATGGACTTACAACAAACTTAATTCTCTCGGAAATAATATGGATATAGATTCTAATGAAAAACTTGAAATTGCAAGTCGTTATCCTGATCATTCAAAGTACTCCAGTTTGGCATTTTACTCCAATTTAAAATGGAAACTAAACTCAAAATGGACCATGAACACCGGAATACGATATTCACAGGTTTGGATTAAATCTGAATTGGATAATCGCTTTTACAATTTCCCCTTCGACAATCTTAACTTAACTACGGGATCTCTAAATGGAGGAATTGGCCTAAGCCATGTTTCAGATAAAGGATGGTTGCTTAAACTAAATGCCACATCAGGATTCAGAGCTCCAAACATTGATGATGTTGCAAAAGTATTTGATTCGGAACCAGGCAAAGTTGTGGTTCCAAATCAAAATTTAAAACCTGAGACAGTCTATAATTTTGAAATAAACTTAAGCAAAAATTTCTCTAAAATACTATTTCTAGATCTCAATGGATTCTACTCCTTTTTAGATCAGGCTATGGTCAGAAAAGATTTTTCCTTTGATGGACAAAGCACTCTAATTTATGATGGTGAAGAAAGTACGATTCAATCCATCGTAAATGCAGACAATGCAAAAATATGGGGTGGAAATTTTAATGCAATATTGAAGTTCTCTGATCATTTATCAGCCAATTCTAGTTTTACAATTACAAAAGGCAAATACAAGGATGGCAGCCCGGTTCGACATGTTCCTCCAATATTTGGAAACACATCGATCATCTACAAAACGAAACACTGGACATCTAGACTAAGCTTAGAATATAATGATGAAATCAGCTATGAAAACCTTGCAGATTCCGAGAGAGACAAAGCCTATCTTTATGCCAAGGACAATAATGGGATGCCCTATTCCCCTGCATGGTTAATTCTAAACTTTACCAATCAAATTCAGATCAACACTAAACTACACGCTAATATAAGTGTGGAAAATATCCTTAATAAACGATACAGACCCTATTCATCGGGAATTAGTGCTAGTGGCAGGAATTTTATAGTAGGGGTTTCTTATGGGCTGTAA
- a CDS encoding SusD/RagB family nutrient-binding outer membrane lipoprotein, with the protein MKKITYLLLGIFSTMGIVSCELEDNIDPKHASEVPVETLFTTAEIAFVDQYNNMNVNYNISRMLAQYWSDVTYTDGSRYDFQDRGIPDTFWAEFYRDVLMDLEESKIVIDNAGYVGALANKAINQKAIIEILEVYTYSVLAETFGDIPYSEATIGAENFAPKYDDAETVYLDLFVRLDAAIAALNSSFDSFGGEELLFDGDIAEWKTFANSLKLRMAMRMADVPAFNSQAKVEAAVAAGVYNSNLEGAFFEYIGTDPYVNTIYDGFVIDNRNDYCPSNTIIDKMVALNDPRLPLWFTQKDGAYVGIPFGLVDGVPYNNYSQFTEHFYDPKLEAILSDYAEMEFFLAEAVERGWNISGTAEEHYNNGITASILYYGGTQAEADAYLAQASVAYATAGGTWKEKIGTQKWLAMYNRGIEGWSEWRRLDAPTLNHPVGIDYADIPTRFPYPYSEKNKNPSYYDAADAIGGDTATTKLWWDKF; encoded by the coding sequence ATGAAAAAAATAACATATTTATTATTAGGGATTTTTTCTACGATGGGAATTGTTTCGTGCGAATTGGAGGACAATATTGATCCAAAGCACGCAAGTGAGGTTCCTGTAGAAACCTTATTTACTACTGCTGAGATTGCTTTTGTCGATCAGTATAACAATATGAATGTAAATTATAACATTTCTCGTATGTTAGCTCAGTATTGGTCTGATGTTACCTATACGGATGGATCTCGTTACGATTTTCAGGATCGTGGTATTCCAGATACTTTCTGGGCAGAATTCTATCGAGATGTTTTAATGGATCTGGAAGAATCTAAGATTGTTATAGACAATGCTGGTTATGTTGGGGCTTTAGCTAATAAGGCTATAAACCAAAAAGCCATCATTGAAATTTTAGAGGTTTACACTTATTCAGTTTTAGCTGAAACTTTTGGTGATATTCCTTATAGTGAGGCTACTATTGGTGCTGAGAATTTTGCCCCAAAGTATGATGATGCTGAGACTGTATATCTTGATTTATTCGTAAGATTAGATGCTGCGATTGCTGCTTTAAATTCTAGTTTCGATTCATTCGGTGGTGAAGAGTTGTTATTTGATGGGGATATTGCAGAATGGAAAACCTTTGCAAACTCATTAAAACTGAGAATGGCTATGCGTATGGCTGATGTGCCAGCTTTTAACTCTCAAGCTAAAGTTGAAGCTGCTGTTGCTGCAGGTGTGTACAATAGCAACTTAGAGGGTGCCTTTTTTGAATATATTGGTACGGATCCTTATGTGAATACTATTTATGATGGGTTTGTAATTGATAACCGTAACGACTATTGTCCTTCAAATACTATAATTGATAAAATGGTTGCACTAAACGATCCTCGTCTTCCATTATGGTTTACTCAAAAGGATGGTGCCTATGTTGGAATTCCTTTCGGATTAGTTGATGGTGTTCCTTACAATAACTATTCTCAATTTACAGAACACTTTTATGACCCAAAACTTGAGGCTATCCTTTCTGATTATGCTGAAATGGAATTCTTTTTAGCTGAAGCTGTTGAAAGAGGCTGGAATATTAGTGGCACGGCTGAAGAGCACTATAACAATGGAATTACTGCTAGTATTCTATATTATGGTGGAACACAAGCTGAAGCTGACGCCTACTTAGCTCAAGCATCTGTAGCTTATGCTACTGCTGGAGGAACTTGGAAAGAAAAAATTGGTACTCAAAAATGGTTAGCGATGTATAATCGTGGTATCGAGGGATGGTCTGAATGGAGAAGATTGGATGCACCAACTTTAAATCATCCTGTTGGAATAGACTATGCTGATATTCCAACTCGTTTTCCATATCCTTATTCAGAAAAAAACAAGAATCCTAGTTACTATGATGCTGCTGATGCAATTGGTGGGGATACCGCAACAACAAAACTTTGGTGGGATAAATTCTAA
- a CDS encoding SusC/RagA family TonB-linked outer membrane protein, translated as MKKMIGLFVLLIFMGLQVVTAQSKQITGTITSAEDGLGMPGVSVVLKGTTIGASTDIDGRYSLEAKSTDILLISFVGMITQEIKVGDKTVINVVMETESIGMDEVVVTALGVTREKKSLGYAVTEVSGESISEGKESNIVNSLSGKVAGVSIRQANTMGGSANILIRGSASLMGNNQALFVVDGVPMDNSNTNTADQSSGRGGYDYGNAASDINPDDVESVSILKGAAASALYGSRAANGVVLITTKKGKKRNGFGVTVNSGITFNTINKETMPEYQYEYGAGYSPDWSFSGSDGLNGNIVVNTNDDASWGPAFDPNLQVVHWDALDPNADNYGETRPWVAPKSTVYDFFETGVKYTNSVALTGGNDFGSFRLSFTNSDESGILPNSSIKKNSMSIKSDYKLTEKLKASASANYVNTKGKGRFGTGYDDNNPMQNFAQWFQTNLDFDRLKKNYERGDGGMLTWNASNPTDLAPAYANNPYWTRYKNYEDDERNRLFGYIALDYELNDMFSLTYRTSIDFYQERQNERIAVGSNTQSKFSSFDRTYSEWNSDLMLKFKKRVNDFSLNGLVGVNYLDRNIQTISGETSGGLVVPGLYTVANSVVAKSPTETLLEKNTKSGYGSFSVGYKNFAYFEGSFRVDQTSTLPTNENTYFYPAVSGSLILSELGAIKDLSFLSFAKLRANYAEVGNDTNPYNIRSAYSQYVNWGNKASFSVNGTLKNPELKSERTESVELGLEANFFNNRFGFDLALYKSNSFDQIMDVNVSTASGYSRAFVNSGEIENKGIELGINISPVKSSDFNWDMNINWAKNKNEVISLYNGVDNIQILSAWDITMNATVGEAYGVLKGTDFVYTNGKKTVDANGYYTKTAEDDKVIGNIQADWTGGITNTFSYKGITLRALVDIQKGGDIYSVDRKYGLATGLFKETGGLNSKGNPKRDAVSDGGGILHAEAVNIDGTPNTTFARANSWGGDQYYGRTPTARYIYDASYVKLREVALSYTIPKSILSQTFFTKAVVSAVGRNLWIIHKNTPGFDPETGQSSGNEQGIANGSYPTTRTYGFNVTLGF; from the coding sequence ATGAAAAAAATGATTGGACTATTTGTATTACTCATTTTTATGGGATTACAAGTAGTAACTGCGCAAAGCAAGCAGATAACTGGTACTATTACCAGTGCTGAAGATGGTCTGGGTATGCCCGGAGTATCTGTTGTTTTAAAAGGTACTACGATTGGTGCCAGTACTGATATTGATGGGCGATATTCCCTGGAAGCTAAATCTACAGATATTTTGTTGATTAGTTTCGTGGGAATGATTACTCAGGAAATTAAAGTTGGTGACAAAACCGTCATTAACGTTGTGATGGAAACTGAATCCATAGGTATGGATGAAGTTGTTGTAACTGCTTTAGGTGTTACTCGTGAGAAAAAATCCCTTGGATATGCCGTAACTGAGGTTAGTGGCGAAAGTATTAGTGAAGGCAAAGAATCAAACATCGTAAATTCTCTTTCTGGGAAAGTAGCTGGTGTTAGCATTCGTCAAGCAAATACAATGGGTGGATCTGCAAATATCCTAATACGTGGTAGTGCTTCGTTGATGGGAAACAATCAGGCTCTTTTTGTGGTTGATGGTGTACCTATGGATAATTCCAACACTAATACTGCTGACCAATCAAGTGGTCGAGGAGGTTATGATTATGGTAATGCTGCTTCTGACATCAATCCTGACGATGTTGAATCGGTATCTATTTTGAAAGGTGCTGCTGCATCTGCTCTTTATGGATCACGAGCTGCTAATGGCGTAGTTTTAATTACTACCAAGAAAGGTAAGAAAAGGAATGGTTTTGGGGTGACTGTGAATTCAGGTATCACTTTTAATACTATTAATAAAGAAACCATGCCTGAGTACCAATACGAATATGGTGCAGGTTATTCACCAGACTGGAGTTTTTCAGGTAGTGATGGCTTGAACGGCAATATTGTAGTTAATACTAATGATGATGCTTCATGGGGTCCTGCATTTGATCCTAATTTGCAAGTTGTTCATTGGGATGCATTAGATCCTAATGCTGATAATTATGGTGAAACAAGACCATGGGTTGCTCCAAAATCTACTGTTTACGATTTCTTTGAAACAGGTGTAAAATACACTAATAGCGTTGCCTTAACTGGAGGTAATGACTTCGGAAGCTTTAGATTATCATTTACGAATTCTGATGAAAGTGGTATTCTGCCTAATTCTTCGATTAAGAAGAATAGTATGTCTATTAAATCTGACTATAAATTGACTGAAAAGTTGAAGGCTAGTGCGAGTGCTAACTATGTTAACACAAAGGGTAAGGGACGTTTTGGAACAGGTTACGATGATAATAACCCGATGCAAAATTTTGCACAATGGTTTCAAACAAATCTAGATTTTGATAGATTAAAGAAAAACTATGAAAGAGGTGATGGTGGTATGTTAACGTGGAATGCTAGCAATCCAACTGATTTAGCGCCAGCATATGCTAATAACCCTTATTGGACTCGTTATAAGAACTACGAGGATGATGAAAGAAATAGATTGTTTGGTTATATTGCCTTAGATTATGAGTTGAACGATATGTTTTCTTTAACTTATAGAACTTCTATTGACTTTTATCAAGAAAGACAAAATGAAAGAATTGCTGTAGGATCTAATACTCAGTCAAAGTTTTCTAGTTTTGATAGAACATACTCTGAGTGGAATTCTGATTTGATGCTGAAATTTAAGAAAAGAGTTAATGATTTTAGTCTTAATGGTTTAGTAGGAGTTAACTATTTAGATAGAAATATCCAAACAATATCTGGTGAAACCTCAGGTGGTTTAGTTGTTCCTGGCTTATATACCGTTGCTAACAGTGTAGTGGCAAAGTCTCCAACAGAAACTCTTCTTGAGAAAAATACAAAATCAGGTTACGGTAGTTTTTCAGTCGGTTATAAGAATTTCGCTTATTTTGAAGGTTCTTTTAGAGTTGATCAAACATCTACTTTACCAACGAATGAAAATACTTATTTTTATCCTGCTGTTTCTGGTAGTTTAATCCTTTCAGAGTTGGGTGCTATTAAAGACCTATCTTTCCTTTCTTTTGCTAAGTTAAGAGCTAATTATGCTGAAGTTGGAAATGATACAAATCCGTATAATATAAGATCGGCTTATAGCCAGTATGTCAACTGGGGAAATAAAGCTTCTTTTTCTGTAAATGGTACTTTAAAGAATCCTGAATTAAAATCTGAGCGTACTGAAAGTGTCGAACTTGGTTTAGAGGCAAATTTCTTCAATAACCGATTTGGTTTTGATCTTGCTTTGTATAAGTCTAATTCTTTCGATCAAATTATGGATGTTAATGTTTCGACAGCTAGTGGATATTCACGTGCTTTTGTAAACTCTGGTGAAATTGAAAATAAAGGAATCGAATTGGGTATCAATATTAGTCCTGTTAAATCGAGTGATTTTAACTGGGATATGAACATTAATTGGGCTAAAAACAAAAATGAAGTTATAAGCCTATATAATGGTGTTGATAACATTCAGATTTTATCAGCATGGGATATTACTATGAATGCGACTGTTGGTGAAGCATATGGGGTTTTGAAAGGAACCGATTTTGTTTATACAAATGGTAAGAAAACGGTTGATGCTAATGGTTACTACACAAAAACTGCGGAAGATGATAAGGTAATTGGTAATATTCAGGCTGATTGGACTGGTGGAATTACGAATACCTTTTCTTATAAAGGTATTACTCTTCGAGCTCTTGTGGATATTCAAAAAGGTGGTGATATTTATTCTGTAGACCGTAAGTATGGTTTAGCTACAGGTTTATTTAAAGAAACTGGTGGATTGAACTCAAAAGGAAATCCTAAGCGTGATGCTGTTTCTGATGGTGGTGGTATTTTACATGCTGAAGCTGTTAATATTGATGGAACACCAAATACGACTTTTGCGAGAGCAAATTCTTGGGGTGGAGATCAGTATTATGGAAGAACACCAACTGCAAGATATATTTATGATGCTTCGTATGTTAAGCTTAGAGAAGTTGCTTTATCTTATACTATTCCAAAAAGTATCTTGAGTCAAACATTCTTCACTAAAGCTGTTGTTTCTGCAGTGGGACGTAACCTATGGATTATTCATAAGAATACGCCTGGATTTGATCCTGAAACAGGTCAGAGTTCTGGTAATGAGCAGGGTATTGCTAACGGTTCATACCCAACTACTAGAACGTATGGTTTTAATGTTACTTTAGGATTTTAA